In one Dermacentor variabilis isolate Ectoservices chromosome 4, ASM5094787v1, whole genome shotgun sequence genomic region, the following are encoded:
- the LOC142578562 gene encoding lysophosphatidylserine lipase ABHD12-like isoform X1 gives MLTVILLSRYAFLRQVVSCSVSSAKMSGREESMLRRRILHPASAVLRGSDQVYRLLPRYKRRKSWVRVLSCIVLLVYGAFPAAFYFSGWFRRFLIFGHYLNWPPMMNLTDTYNYELPYTRPFFLESANGVVLGAWHIVPKTQWGRCVAGIKEESEFEDNRPVIIYYHGHAETRAADYRVQLYKRLSESAIDAHVVTFDYRGFGDSTNIMPSRSGVIEDSLSVYRWVKERVPRSRIIVWGHSLGTGVVMQLAEVFTDTNDNPAGIVLEAPFNSLVEAALRWPLGLPFRYFPLFNRLAQPLHHEDTNFESEEKAGKLSAPVLIMHSRDDPLVPYDLGQKLLSRIQVEKPAHLPAPVFYEVDKGAGHRRIYKDPRFPSVISAFIESVTN, from the exons ATGCTAACAGTGATATTGCTGTCGCGATACGCTTTCTTGCGCCAAGTTGTGTCGTGCTCCGTTTCTTCTGCCAAAATGAGCG GTCGTGAAGAGAGCATGCTGAGGCGGCGGATTCTGCACCCGGCATCTGCTGTACTAAGGGGCAGTGACCAAGTGTACAGACTCCTGCCAAGGTATAAGCGCCGCAAGTCGTGGGTGCGTGTGCTGAGTTGCATCGTTCTGCTTGTGTACGGCGCATTCCCCGCTGCCTTTTACTTCTCCGGATGGTTCAGAAGGTTCCTCATCTTCGGACATTATTTAAATTGGCCACCCATGATGAACTTGACGGATACGTACAACTACGAGCTGCCTTACACAAGGCCATTCTTTCTGGAATCAGCAAATGGTGTCGTGCTTGGAGCTTGGCACATTGTACCAAAGACTCAGTGGGGTCGCTGTGTTGCTGGCATCAAAGAAGAGTCAGAATTTGAAGACAATAGGCCAGTCATCATATACTATCATGGTCATGCGGAAACACGTGCTGCTGACTACAGGGTTCAGCTTTATAAAAGACTTTCAGAAAGTGCAATTGATGCCCATGTGGTCACCTTTGATTATCGGGGCTTTGGAGACTCTACAAATATTATGCCCAGCCGCAGTGGTGTAATTGAAGATTCATTATCTGTCTACAGATGGGTTAAAGAGAGAGTGCCAAGGTCCAGGATTATTGTCTGGGGCCACTCCTTGGGCACAGGTGTTGTGATGCAGCTTGCAGAGGTTTTCACCGACACGAATGACAATCCTGCAGGAATTGTCCTGGAAGCACCATTCAACAGTCTCGTGGAAGCTGCGCTGCGGTGGCCCCTGGGGTTGCCATTTCGATACTTCCCTCTGTTCAACAGGCTTgcacaaccactgcaccacgagGACACAAACTTTGAGTCAGAGGAGAAGGCTGGCAAGCTGAGTGCCCCTGTGTTGATCATGCACTCCAGGGATGATCCTCTCGTACCTTACGACCTCGGTCAGAAGCTGCTTTCTCGCATACAAGTAGAAAAGCCAGCTCATCTGCCTGCTCCAGTGTTCTATGAGGTTGACAAGGGTGCAGGGCATCGACGAATTTACAAAGACCCCAGGTTTCCATCTGTGATCTCTGCTTTCATCGAAAGCGTTACAAACTGA
- the LOC142578562 gene encoding lysophosphatidylserine lipase ABHD12-like isoform X2: MLRRRILHPASAVLRGSDQVYRLLPRYKRRKSWVRVLSCIVLLVYGAFPAAFYFSGWFRRFLIFGHYLNWPPMMNLTDTYNYELPYTRPFFLESANGVVLGAWHIVPKTQWGRCVAGIKEESEFEDNRPVIIYYHGHAETRAADYRVQLYKRLSESAIDAHVVTFDYRGFGDSTNIMPSRSGVIEDSLSVYRWVKERVPRSRIIVWGHSLGTGVVMQLAEVFTDTNDNPAGIVLEAPFNSLVEAALRWPLGLPFRYFPLFNRLAQPLHHEDTNFESEEKAGKLSAPVLIMHSRDDPLVPYDLGQKLLSRIQVEKPAHLPAPVFYEVDKGAGHRRIYKDPRFPSVISAFIESVTN, from the coding sequence ATGCTGAGGCGGCGGATTCTGCACCCGGCATCTGCTGTACTAAGGGGCAGTGACCAAGTGTACAGACTCCTGCCAAGGTATAAGCGCCGCAAGTCGTGGGTGCGTGTGCTGAGTTGCATCGTTCTGCTTGTGTACGGCGCATTCCCCGCTGCCTTTTACTTCTCCGGATGGTTCAGAAGGTTCCTCATCTTCGGACATTATTTAAATTGGCCACCCATGATGAACTTGACGGATACGTACAACTACGAGCTGCCTTACACAAGGCCATTCTTTCTGGAATCAGCAAATGGTGTCGTGCTTGGAGCTTGGCACATTGTACCAAAGACTCAGTGGGGTCGCTGTGTTGCTGGCATCAAAGAAGAGTCAGAATTTGAAGACAATAGGCCAGTCATCATATACTATCATGGTCATGCGGAAACACGTGCTGCTGACTACAGGGTTCAGCTTTATAAAAGACTTTCAGAAAGTGCAATTGATGCCCATGTGGTCACCTTTGATTATCGGGGCTTTGGAGACTCTACAAATATTATGCCCAGCCGCAGTGGTGTAATTGAAGATTCATTATCTGTCTACAGATGGGTTAAAGAGAGAGTGCCAAGGTCCAGGATTATTGTCTGGGGCCACTCCTTGGGCACAGGTGTTGTGATGCAGCTTGCAGAGGTTTTCACCGACACGAATGACAATCCTGCAGGAATTGTCCTGGAAGCACCATTCAACAGTCTCGTGGAAGCTGCGCTGCGGTGGCCCCTGGGGTTGCCATTTCGATACTTCCCTCTGTTCAACAGGCTTgcacaaccactgcaccacgagGACACAAACTTTGAGTCAGAGGAGAAGGCTGGCAAGCTGAGTGCCCCTGTGTTGATCATGCACTCCAGGGATGATCCTCTCGTACCTTACGACCTCGGTCAGAAGCTGCTTTCTCGCATACAAGTAGAAAAGCCAGCTCATCTGCCTGCTCCAGTGTTCTATGAGGTTGACAAGGGTGCAGGGCATCGACGAATTTACAAAGACCCCAGGTTTCCATCTGTGATCTCTGCTTTCATCGAAAGCGTTACAAACTGA